Part of the Wolbachia endosymbiont of Diaphorina citri genome is shown below.
TTTTTCAACTTGGTCAGTAACTTTCTTCAAATTAGAATGGGAATTTTCATCTAACGTTTGATCGAGTTGCTGTCTATTATGCTTAATAATACTATTAGCCTTATCAAGTGCTTCATTCATCATTTTGTTAACTTCTGCATCTAATTTTTTGTATTTTTCAGAAGATTTTTTGTAATACTCCAACATATCTTTTCTGAATTTTTCAGTTTCTTCACTTAAAAACTTGCTTTTGTTACGTTTATTGTTAAGCGCGTTTTTTATTATCTTCCTTAGCAATTTATATGAGAGGATAAAACCTACTAAAAAAGCAAGGCTTATAACTAGTAA
Proteins encoded:
- a CDS encoding F0F1-type ATP synthase subunit B, with the protein product MSTLLVISLAFLVGFILSYKLLRKIIKNALNNKRNKSKFLSEETEKFRKDMLEYYKKSSEKYKKLDAEVNKMMNEALDKANSIIKHNRQQLDQTLDENSHSNLKKVTDQVEKALGDLQANTASIAADAVKKIMHERKDDKRSSEVISSFSRDLSKKLH